The proteins below are encoded in one region of Candidatus Thermoplasmatota archaeon:
- a CDS encoding PaaI family thioesterase, translating to MTGVQDIYAPNNRCFGCGPANPKGLRIRSEEAGDGSLVARFTPEPHHEAFENVMNGGIVGALLDCHGNWTAAMALMRDRKSDAPPPTVTAEFTIKMRRPTPMREVTLRARPVEIAGDRVVVEGTLGPGDEVTATLRGVFVAVKPGHPAYHRW from the coding sequence GTGACGGGCGTCCAGGACATCTACGCGCCGAACAACCGCTGCTTCGGCTGCGGCCCCGCGAACCCGAAAGGCCTCCGAATCCGGAGCGAGGAGGCCGGCGACGGTTCGCTCGTCGCCCGCTTCACGCCCGAACCCCACCACGAGGCGTTCGAGAACGTGATGAACGGCGGCATCGTCGGCGCGCTTCTCGACTGCCACGGGAACTGGACCGCGGCGATGGCGCTCATGAGGGACCGGAAGTCGGACGCGCCGCCGCCCACCGTGACGGCCGAGTTCACGATCAAAATGCGTCGTCCGACGCCGATGCGCGAGGTCACGCTCCGCGCGCGCCCCGTCGAGATCGCGGGCGACCGCGTCGTCGTCGAAGGCACGCTCGGCCCCGGCGACGAGGTGACCGCCACCCTGCGCGGCGTCTTCGTCGCCGTGAAGCCGGGCCACCCGGCCTACCACCGCTGGTAA
- the dph2 gene encoding diphthamide biosynthesis enzyme Dph2, whose amino-acid sequence MVNTLSRTNPDSPLETPAAPSVFSSYDLDLAGTLAKLRAWPDLKTVGLQFPDGLRDYAAEIAQRFEGELPGVAVVVNADPSYGACDLALNMQKWVDVLVHFGHTEMPSINHLHTMPVIFVPARHRADVSAVTVKAAGELPGRRVGLLTTAQHAHQLKEAAEALRKAGFEPVVGVGDNRVAGAAQLLGCNFTAGTSVEPLVDGFVYIGSGDFHPIAIAFGTKKPVVLADPYTNEVRDLGGKMDLLLRQRHAAIARARDAKSVGILVSLRVGQERMLLAKGLKRLLEQSGRRATIIALDFFSWDNLQYFRHLDALVNTGCPRVTTDDYARYPMPMLTPQELEIVLGRRSWEDYAFDEFKGTKPAPKGRARVADV is encoded by the coding sequence ATGGTGAACACCCTGTCGCGCACGAATCCCGACTCCCCCCTCGAAACGCCCGCCGCGCCGAGCGTGTTCTCGAGCTACGACCTCGACCTTGCGGGCACGCTCGCGAAGCTCCGCGCTTGGCCGGACCTGAAGACCGTCGGGCTCCAGTTCCCCGACGGCCTGCGCGATTACGCGGCCGAGATCGCCCAACGCTTCGAGGGCGAGCTTCCGGGCGTCGCGGTCGTCGTGAACGCCGACCCGAGCTACGGCGCGTGCGACCTCGCGCTCAACATGCAGAAGTGGGTGGACGTGCTCGTCCACTTCGGCCACACGGAGATGCCCTCCATCAACCATCTGCACACGATGCCCGTCATCTTCGTGCCCGCGCGGCATCGCGCGGACGTCTCGGCCGTGACCGTCAAGGCCGCGGGCGAGCTGCCGGGTCGCCGCGTGGGGCTCCTCACCACGGCGCAGCACGCGCATCAGCTCAAGGAGGCCGCGGAAGCGCTGCGGAAGGCCGGCTTCGAACCCGTCGTCGGCGTCGGCGACAACCGCGTCGCGGGCGCCGCCCAGCTTCTCGGCTGCAACTTCACCGCGGGGACGAGCGTCGAGCCCCTCGTCGATGGCTTCGTCTACATCGGGTCCGGCGACTTCCACCCGATCGCGATCGCGTTTGGCACGAAGAAGCCGGTCGTCCTCGCGGATCCCTACACGAACGAGGTGCGCGACCTCGGCGGCAAGATGGACCTCCTCCTGCGGCAGCGGCACGCGGCGATCGCCCGCGCCCGCGACGCGAAGTCGGTCGGCATCCTCGTGTCGCTGCGCGTCGGGCAGGAGCGGATGCTCCTCGCGAAGGGTCTGAAGCGGCTCCTCGAGCAGTCGGGGCGGCGCGCGACCATCATCGCGCTCGACTTCTTCTCGTGGGACAATCTCCAGTACTTCCGCCACCTCGACGCGCTCGTGAACACGGGGTGCCCGCGCGTGACGACGGACGACTACGCGCGCTATCCGATGCCGATGCTCACGCCCCAGGAGCTGGAGATCGTGCTCGGCCGCCGATCGTGGGAGGATTACGCCTTCGACGAGTTCAAGGGGACGAAGCCCGCCCCGAAGGGCAGGGCCCGCGTCGCGGACGTGTGA
- the hpt gene encoding hypoxanthine/guanine phosphoribosyltransferase, which yields MTGEKLRASLAEAPVVRFGDYPYFIHPLTDGIPALDPAVLAEVVAEIVAIADLDVDKIVTVEAMGIPLGTALSLATGIPMTVIRKRRYGLPGEMTLDQTTGYGKGALHINGLARGDRVLFVDDVISTGGTLAPVLAALSAHGVMVKDVVIVFEKGEGRALVEKATGRPIKSLQRIAVAGDRVVPL from the coding sequence ATGACGGGCGAGAAGCTGCGCGCGTCGCTCGCCGAGGCGCCCGTCGTGCGCTTCGGGGACTACCCGTACTTCATCCATCCGCTCACCGACGGCATCCCCGCGCTCGACCCCGCGGTCCTCGCCGAGGTCGTCGCCGAGATCGTCGCGATCGCGGACCTCGACGTCGACAAGATCGTCACCGTCGAGGCAATGGGGATCCCGCTCGGCACCGCGCTCTCGCTCGCGACGGGCATCCCCATGACCGTCATCCGCAAGCGCCGCTACGGGCTCCCGGGCGAGATGACGCTCGACCAGACGACGGGCTACGGCAAGGGCGCGCTCCACATCAACGGTCTCGCGCGCGGCGACCGGGTCCTCTTCGTCGACGACGTCATCAGCACCGGCGGGACCCTCGCCCCCGTGCTCGCCGCCCTGAGCGCCCATGGGGTCATGGTGAAGGACGTCGTCATCGTCTTCGAGAAGGGCGAGGGCCGGGCCCTCGTCGAGAAGGCCACGGGCCGCCCGATCAAGAGCCTCCAGCGCATCGCGGTCGCGGGCGACCGCGTCGTCCCCCTCTGA
- the mfnA gene encoding tyrosine decarboxylase MfnA, with translation MSRFPEKGRPAEDVLAEVARERGRDVSFASGRILGSMCTAPHPVAREAYLRFLETNLGDPALFPGAHALEARALAALGDLVAAPPAALGAFVSGGSEGNFTALRIAARRAAGRREIVLPESAHFSFDKACDYLGLVPRHARVGPDFKVDVDDVRRLAGPRTAAIVALAGSTEHGVVDDVPALAEVARATGAALHVDAAYGGFVVPFLKRLGHALPDFDFSVEGVTTIALDPHKMGLAPIPSGVVFARDAADFRRVSTPSPYVSVERQPTLAGTRPGAAAAATWAVIEHLGVAGYTDVVKRAWETAEHLVRRLAERDLAIARAPETPIVVVPVADPVAVRARLRERGWYVNLAPLTRGVKIVCMPHVTREAVDAFVPDLADVVREVG, from the coding sequence GTGAGCCGCTTCCCGGAGAAGGGGCGTCCCGCCGAGGACGTCCTCGCGGAGGTCGCGCGGGAACGCGGCCGCGACGTCTCCTTCGCCTCGGGCCGCATCCTGGGAAGCATGTGCACGGCGCCGCACCCCGTCGCGCGGGAGGCCTATCTCCGGTTCCTCGAGACGAACCTCGGCGACCCCGCGCTCTTCCCCGGCGCGCACGCGCTCGAAGCGCGCGCGCTCGCGGCCCTCGGCGACCTCGTCGCGGCGCCGCCCGCCGCCCTCGGCGCCTTCGTTTCGGGCGGGTCCGAAGGCAACTTCACGGCGCTGCGCATCGCCGCGCGCCGCGCGGCGGGCCGCCGCGAGATCGTCCTTCCGGAATCGGCCCACTTCTCGTTCGACAAGGCGTGCGATTACCTGGGCCTCGTGCCGCGCCACGCGCGCGTCGGGCCCGACTTCAAGGTCGACGTGGACGACGTGCGTCGGCTCGCGGGCCCCCGGACGGCCGCGATCGTCGCCCTCGCAGGATCGACGGAGCACGGCGTCGTGGACGACGTCCCCGCGCTTGCGGAGGTCGCGCGCGCGACGGGGGCGGCGCTCCACGTGGACGCGGCCTACGGCGGCTTCGTCGTCCCGTTCCTCAAGCGTCTCGGCCACGCGCTTCCCGACTTCGACTTCTCGGTCGAGGGCGTGACAACGATCGCGCTCGATCCCCACAAGATGGGCCTCGCGCCCATCCCGTCCGGCGTCGTCTTCGCGCGCGACGCGGCCGACTTCCGCCGCGTCTCCACGCCCTCCCCGTACGTGAGCGTCGAGCGCCAGCCCACCCTCGCGGGCACGCGGCCCGGCGCGGCCGCCGCCGCGACGTGGGCCGTCATCGAGCACCTCGGCGTCGCGGGCTACACGGACGTGGTGAAGCGCGCGTGGGAGACCGCGGAGCACCTCGTGAGGCGCCTTGCGGAGCGCGACCTTGCGATCGCCCGCGCCCCGGAAACGCCCATCGTCGTCGTCCCCGTCGCGGACCCCGTCGCCGTGCGGGCGCGCCTGCGCGAGCGCGGATGGTACGTGAACCTCGCGCCGCTCACCCGCGGCGTCAAGATCGTCTGCATGCCGCACGTCACGCGCGAGGCCGTGGACGCCTTCGTCCCCGACCTCGCGGACGTCGTCCGGGAGGTGGGATGA